The Desulfobacterales bacterium genome includes a region encoding these proteins:
- a CDS encoding response regulator, whose protein sequence is MAKDKINLLIVDDEEQFLESIRKSLEIRDFNVITANRGDKAIEAAQTHPVDIALIDLKMPGISGQETLKQLKQKHQWLEAVILTGHGAIDSAVECAKIGITSYLQKPCELDSLLEALQGAYKKKVMNKKKIEEKKMNELLNISSSSSPRAILRKLRELDQGEE, encoded by the coding sequence ATGGCAAAAGATAAGATCAACCTGCTCATTGTGGATGATGAAGAACAGTTTCTGGAATCCATTCGAAAGAGCCTGGAGATAAGAGACTTTAACGTCATCACCGCCAATCGGGGAGATAAGGCGATTGAAGCCGCGCAAACCCACCCGGTGGATATCGCCTTGATTGATCTGAAAATGCCGGGCATATCCGGGCAGGAGACACTTAAACAGCTCAAGCAGAAACATCAGTGGCTGGAAGCCGTGATCTTGACCGGTCACGGTGCGATCGATTCCGCGGTTGAATGCGCGAAAATAGGGATTACTTCCTATCTTCAAAAACCCTGTGAACTCGACAGTCTTCTTGAAGCCCTGCAGGGGGCTTATAAGAAAAAGGTCATGAACAAGAAAAAAATTGAAGAAAAAAAGATGAATGAACTTCTTAATATTTCTTCTTCCAGCAGTCCCCGGGCGATTCTTCGCAAACTCAGGGAGTTGGATCAGGGAGAAGAGTAA
- a CDS encoding DASS family sodium-coupled anion symporter, which translates to MFYKSKFFQLGIALLGAAVILMLPRPEGTTFKISGDASRSLFNAVKGQFDPVGKAHRSSAPYIIRAKHSAGAEASLTLLREKASVLDLPNIHISTVDGISPTLQKFFAVLAILIFLFIFEPIPLEITAICIGVLLAGMGIMDIKSAWAPYMHPVVVFIMSYLIFAISADKSGLTRRLGFFIIRLAGTSMIRFTFVLAIGLGIASSFIHDAAACAIGIVTMQPLMRAAGIAPHSRAAKFMMLSIPFATSCGGMGSLIGGGRCLVAAAFLKEFTGVEITFFDWIKFAGPAALITVPFAVLIVYLFFRPEKGIRLPQFDESAGPWSRLEKKTLVITLLTLGLWLTKGLHGMDYSVTGLLGVSALILFGALTWEDIHTNLEWGTALFIFGGGISLGLAMGATGAADYFANLFFPIVQGGGWLLLFIGVGVIGALATNIMANVAAAALILPVAIGIAQMEGIDPRVVALCFGTTTSFAMLLVIGCPPNAIAFSYKYFKASDLTKVGLMATPILLGVLVLVAQVWWKFLGIF; encoded by the coding sequence ATGTTCTATAAATCAAAATTTTTTCAGCTTGGTATCGCACTGCTCGGCGCAGCGGTCATTTTGATGCTGCCGCGCCCGGAGGGCACCACATTTAAAATCTCGGGGGATGCATCGCGTTCCCTGTTCAATGCGGTGAAGGGCCAGTTCGACCCGGTCGGTAAAGCCCATCGGTCATCGGCACCCTATATCATACGCGCCAAGCATTCGGCCGGCGCTGAAGCAAGTCTTACGCTCTTGCGGGAAAAGGCAAGCGTATTAGACCTGCCGAATATTCACATCAGCACCGTGGACGGCATTTCCCCCACGCTGCAGAAATTTTTCGCCGTGCTGGCCATACTGATTTTTCTGTTTATTTTTGAACCGATCCCCCTTGAGATTACCGCTATCTGCATCGGCGTGCTGCTGGCCGGTATGGGGATTATGGATATTAAAAGCGCATGGGCGCCTTATATGCATCCGGTAGTGGTTTTCATCATGAGCTACTTGATCTTTGCCATATCGGCCGACAAGTCCGGCCTTACCCGGCGTCTGGGGTTTTTCATCATTCGGCTGGCGGGCACCTCCATGATTCGCTTTACCTTTGTTCTGGCGATCGGGCTCGGCATCGCTTCCTCATTTATCCATGATGCGGCCGCCTGCGCGATCGGTATTGTCACGATGCAACCGCTGATGCGGGCCGCCGGCATTGCCCCCCATTCCCGGGCAGCCAAGTTCATGATGCTCTCCATTCCGTTTGCCACGTCCTGCGGTGGCATGGGTTCCTTGATCGGCGGCGGTCGGTGCCTGGTAGCAGCCGCCTTTCTTAAAGAATTCACCGGCGTTGAAATTACTTTTTTTGACTGGATCAAGTTTGCGGGCCCGGCGGCCCTCATCACGGTTCCCTTTGCCGTGCTCATTGTTTACCTGTTCTTCAGACCGGAAAAAGGCATCCGGCTGCCGCAGTTTGATGAATCGGCAGGACCTTGGTCAAGGTTGGAGAAAAAAACGCTGGTGATCACCTTGCTCACGCTCGGGCTCTGGTTGACCAAAGGGCTTCATGGCATGGATTACTCCGTGACCGGCCTGCTCGGCGTTTCAGCGCTGATCCTCTTCGGTGCCCTCACATGGGAAGATATTCACACCAACCTTGAATGGGGGACCGCGCTCTTTATCTTCGGCGGCGGTATCTCTCTGGGGCTTGCCATGGGGGCTACGGGCGCCGCGGATTATTTTGCGAATCTTTTCTTTCCGATTGTTCAGGGCGGCGGATGGCTTCTGCTGTTTATCGGCGTCGGGGTAATCGGAGCGTTAGCCACCAATATCATGGCCAATGTGGCGGCGGCCGCGCTGATTCTTCCGGTTGCGATTGGCATCGCTCAAATGGAAGGCATTGATCCGCGTGTCGTTGCGCTGTGTTTCGGAACGACCACATCCTTTGCCATGCTGCTGGTTATCGGATGTCCACCCAATGCCATCGCCTTTAGCTATAAATATTTCAAGGCATCGGATTTAACCAAGGTTGGCCTAATGGCCACCCCGATTCTGTTGGGTGTTCTGGTGCTTGTCGCTCAGGTTTGGTGGAAATTTTTAGGAATCTTTTAA
- a CDS encoding response regulator, which yields MVKIPIRVLIVDDEEDFTDILALRLTDSGEIAHKAYNGSECLKILESEAIDVVVLDIKMPGMDGIETLREIKKKFPIVEVILLTGHGTTQTAVKGMQLGAFDYLLKPADFKELKSKLVIARQRKDEQEERIRKAETKLMLRKIGDF from the coding sequence ATGGTAAAAATACCCATCCGCGTCTTGATTGTGGACGACGAAGAAGATTTTACGGATATTCTGGCCCTGCGGCTCACCGATTCGGGCGAAATCGCGCATAAAGCCTACAATGGCAGCGAGTGTCTGAAGATCCTTGAATCCGAAGCCATCGACGTGGTTGTCCTGGATATCAAAATGCCGGGCATGGACGGTATCGAAACGTTGCGTGAAATCAAGAAGAAATTCCCTATTGTGGAAGTCATCCTTTTGACCGGGCACGGCACAACACAAACCGCTGTGAAAGGGATGCAATTGGGCGCATTTGACTATCTTTTAAAGCCGGCTGATTTCAAGGAATTGAAATCTAAACTGGTAATTGCGCGGCAGCGAAAGGATGAACAGGAAGAACGCATCAGAAAAGCCGAAACAAAACTGATGTTGAGAAAGATTGGCGATTTTTAG
- a CDS encoding response regulator, protein MANVNVLLVDDETTFVNVMEKRLKKRQVHVVTAFSGPEALQKLAENSTIEVVILDVKMPLMDGIETLSRIKKEHPLVEVIMLTAHATVESAIDGMKLGAFDYLMKPCEVEELIEKAETAAQQKRAQEEKIIEARMREITLRRA, encoded by the coding sequence ATGGCCAATGTGAACGTATTATTAGTGGACGATGAGACCACCTTTGTCAATGTCATGGAAAAGCGTCTTAAAAAACGTCAGGTTCATGTCGTCACCGCCTTCAGCGGCCCGGAAGCGCTTCAAAAACTTGCTGAAAACAGTACCATCGAGGTTGTTATTCTGGACGTCAAAATGCCGCTGATGGACGGGATTGAAACGCTGTCGAGAATTAAAAAAGAACACCCGCTCGTGGAAGTCATCATGTTGACGGCGCACGCCACCGTTGAATCGGCTATCGACGGAATGAAACTGGGCGCTTTTGACTATCTGATGAAACCGTGCGAGGTGGAGGAACTGATAGAAAAAGCGGAAACCGCTGCACAGCAAAAACGGGCGCAAGAGGAAAAAATTATCGAAGCCCGGATGCGGGAAATCACGCTTCGCCGCGCCTAG
- a CDS encoding response regulator, which translates to MKSLRLLMVDDEAVFLSTIANRLKKRNIIPETADSGEACLAMMAEQDFDVVVLDVKMPGISGLECLSQIKSKYPHTEVILLTGHASTPDGVTGIKSGAFDYLSKPVELEHLVEKIRQAYDKKQRTVEKTREAEFREKINRQLIVTERLASLGTLATGVAHEINNPLAIIQEWAGWMKSILEDAGPDFPHSKEFNTALNKIELAIGRAKRITHQLLGMVQKADDTVIEIQAADLISDVMQLVNREARNHNISIVFKSEENPSFWSDPFRLRQVLLNLVNNAIQATPNGGVITIGATLDGNDMVLQVQDTGGGIAVENLEKIFDPFFTTKPTGEGTGLGLYVSRKIIEKLGGNITVESKLGQGALFQLRLPIRPELKDEI; encoded by the coding sequence ATGAAGTCATTACGACTGCTCATGGTGGACGACGAGGCCGTTTTTTTAAGCACCATCGCCAATCGCCTGAAAAAACGCAACATCATTCCAGAAACCGCCGATAGCGGAGAAGCGTGCCTGGCCATGATGGCTGAGCAAGACTTTGACGTGGTTGTCCTGGATGTTAAAATGCCGGGCATCAGCGGCCTGGAATGTCTATCACAGATCAAAAGCAAATATCCGCACACGGAAGTTATTCTGCTTACGGGGCATGCCTCCACGCCCGATGGCGTCACCGGCATTAAATCCGGGGCGTTTGATTACCTGAGCAAACCCGTAGAACTGGAACATTTAGTTGAAAAAATCAGGCAGGCTTACGATAAAAAACAGCGGACCGTTGAAAAAACAAGGGAAGCAGAATTTCGGGAAAAAATAAACCGCCAGCTCATCGTTACGGAGCGCCTAGCGTCCCTGGGTACCCTGGCCACGGGCGTGGCGCACGAAATCAACAACCCCCTTGCTATTATTCAGGAGTGGGCTGGATGGATGAAAAGCATTCTTGAAGATGCCGGACCGGACTTCCCCCATTCAAAAGAGTTCAACACGGCGCTGAATAAGATTGAACTGGCGATCGGCCGGGCCAAACGCATTACCCATCAGCTGCTTGGCATGGTCCAAAAAGCCGATGACACCGTGATCGAAATTCAGGCCGCGGATCTTATCTCGGATGTCATGCAACTGGTGAACCGCGAAGCGCGCAATCATAATATTTCGATTGTCTTTAAGTCGGAAGAAAATCCATCCTTCTGGTCGGACCCCTTTCGGCTTCGCCAAGTCCTTCTAAACCTAGTGAACAATGCGATTCAGGCTACGCCGAACGGCGGAGTGATCACGATAGGGGCTACCCTCGACGGAAACGATATGGTGCTTCAGGTTCAAGATACGGGCGGCGGTATTGCCGTGGAAAACCTGGAAAAAATATTTGATCCGTTTTTTACCACTAAGCCGACCGGTGAAGGCACGGGATTGGGTCTTTATGTCTCGCGAAAGATCATTGAAAAGCTCGGCGGGAACATCACGGTTGAAAGCAAACTCGGTCAAGGCGCCCTGTTTCAACTTCGCCTGCCGATTCGTCCCGAATTGAAAGACGAGATTTAA
- a CDS encoding SLC13 family permease: MEKQTGVNGKNEKLKILLIDDEDRFRESLSKQLGLRGFDVLDVNNGEDAIKIVRHENPHVVILDQKMPGMDGIQTLKELKKIRPEVQIIMHTGHGSIESARVTGKHDVFSYLEKPCPLDELITAIKNAAQERVYALAKHEIPDVAKTGLKDWLIGVQNARPGFILLGVILFLCILITPAPKLTSLLSEKKAGNPMESINGFSDYRKMEIGQTITEYYGEKAKLTQKTKTADGKVVKSAPSVDTVVMKAKVMIGVLVVAALFWATGAVPIGITALLVGVLMYFFGVYPADMVAQAYAKDSVIFIFGVLALAAAISKTGLDRRIGILLLGTSSSLTRFALFFAPMLAITAGFLSEHALVAFIAPVLLLVYMAAIRTAGLKQDRYLVVFMLLTLTFCGNLGGPGSPAAGGRNAVMLGILSDYGIKVSFGQWVKMGLPFVPVCTLLVSVFFLFVFRGKIKTKAINVAEEVKREAEKIGKMTPDEYKSAAIIILVVVLWITLSDKVGMGGPAILCLVLLNILGVLRWKDINGIHWDVVALYAAASAMGSGLASTGAALWLASSFVDMLPAVMKSGDGLIMSASFITGILTNFMSDGATVAAVGPITVPMATLSQTSPIAVGLATAFSSSFAHMLIIGTPNNAIVYAVARDPETGEQLVTTKDFLVYGGAVWLISMAVLYLWVILGYWKWFGLS, encoded by the coding sequence CTCGACCAGAAAATGCCCGGCATGGACGGGATTCAAACCTTAAAGGAGTTGAAAAAGATCAGGCCGGAAGTGCAGATCATCATGCATACCGGCCACGGCTCGATCGAATCGGCGCGGGTGACCGGAAAGCATGATGTGTTTTCGTACTTGGAAAAACCATGCCCTCTGGATGAACTGATTACGGCGATCAAAAATGCGGCTCAGGAGCGGGTTTACGCACTGGCCAAGCATGAAATTCCGGATGTGGCGAAAACCGGACTGAAAGACTGGCTCATCGGGGTTCAAAATGCCAGGCCCGGATTCATCCTTCTGGGGGTTATTCTTTTTCTTTGCATTCTCATCACGCCCGCCCCGAAACTGACCTCCCTTTTGTCCGAAAAAAAGGCCGGCAATCCCATGGAGAGCATCAACGGGTTTTCCGACTACCGCAAAATGGAGATCGGACAAACCATTACCGAGTATTATGGGGAAAAGGCCAAACTAACCCAAAAAACGAAAACCGCTGACGGCAAAGTCGTTAAGTCGGCCCCGAGCGTGGACACGGTCGTTATGAAGGCCAAGGTCATGATCGGTGTGCTGGTGGTAGCAGCCCTCTTCTGGGCGACCGGTGCCGTTCCCATCGGTATAACGGCCCTTCTGGTGGGTGTGCTGATGTATTTTTTCGGTGTTTATCCGGCCGATATGGTGGCCCAGGCCTATGCCAAGGATTCGGTGATTTTCATCTTCGGCGTGTTGGCCCTCGCTGCCGCCATCAGCAAGACCGGTCTGGATCGACGCATCGGCATTTTGTTGCTGGGTACCAGTTCTTCTCTTACCCGCTTTGCCTTATTCTTCGCCCCGATGCTCGCGATCACTGCCGGGTTTCTTTCCGAGCACGCATTGGTGGCGTTTATCGCCCCTGTTTTGTTGCTGGTCTATATGGCGGCCATTCGGACCGCAGGTCTGAAACAGGACCGGTATCTGGTGGTGTTTATGCTGCTGACCCTGACCTTCTGTGGAAACCTCGGCGGGCCTGGTTCCCCGGCAGCCGGCGGCAGAAACGCCGTCATGCTGGGTATTCTATCGGATTACGGCATTAAAGTGTCATTCGGACAATGGGTCAAAATGGGGCTTCCCTTCGTGCCGGTTTGCACCCTGCTAGTGTCCGTTTTTTTTCTTTTCGTTTTTCGCGGTAAAATAAAGACCAAAGCCATCAATGTCGCGGAAGAAGTCAAGCGTGAAGCGGAAAAAATCGGCAAGATGACGCCGGATGAATATAAATCGGCTGCAATCATTATTCTGGTGGTCGTGCTGTGGATCACCTTGTCGGACAAGGTGGGAATGGGGGGGCCCGCGATTTTATGCCTTGTCCTGTTGAATATTTTAGGCGTCCTTCGCTGGAAAGACATTAACGGAATTCACTGGGATGTCGTTGCGCTGTATGCGGCTGCCAGCGCCATGGGCTCTGGGCTTGCTTCCACCGGTGCGGCGCTCTGGTTGGCCAGCAGCTTTGTGGATATGCTTCCCGCCGTTATGAAAAGCGGAGATGGTCTTATCATGTCGGCAAGCTTTATCACCGGCATTCTCACGAATTTCATGAGCGACGGGGCTACGGTGGCGGCTGTCGGGCCCATCACCGTTCCGATGGCGACCCTTTCACAAACATCCCCCATCGCGGTGGGATTGGCCACGGCCTTTTCTTCTTCTTTTGCGCACATGCTGATTATCGGCACACCGAATAACGCCATCGTGTACGCGGTTGCAAGGGATCCGGAAACCGGCGAGCAGCTTGTAACGACAAAGGATTTTCTCGTTTATGGCGGCGCCGTATGGCTTATCAGCATGGCGGTGCTCTATCTGTGGGTCATTCTCGGATACTGGAAATGGTTCGGCCTGAGCTGA
- a CDS encoding response regulator: MSRIKTILPDFLRNSGEGVRLLLVDDEKVYVETLANRLRKRGFTVSKASSGSEGIQLLRKNEYDVAVLDLKMEDMDGIEVLKIFRKMAPRLMVIMLTGHGSETAARQGIEFGAFDYLSKPCEFEELLEKIMNAHRKRQAACLPKG; encoded by the coding sequence ATGTCCCGAATCAAAACGATTTTGCCGGATTTTCTTCGAAACTCCGGCGAAGGCGTCCGTCTTCTGCTGGTGGATGATGAAAAAGTATATGTCGAAACACTGGCAAACCGGCTTCGGAAAAGAGGCTTTACCGTATCCAAGGCAAGCAGCGGTTCAGAAGGCATCCAGTTGCTGCGCAAAAATGAATATGATGTGGCGGTTCTGGACTTGAAAATGGAAGACATGGATGGCATTGAGGTCCTTAAAATATTTCGTAAAATGGCCCCTCGGCTTATGGTGATCATGCTGACCGGCCATGGGTCTGAAACCGCCGCGCGTCAGGGAATTGAATTCGGCGCGTTCGACTATCTGTCCAAACCCTGTGAATTTGAGGAATTGCTGGAAAAAATCATGAATGCCCATCGAAAACGGCAAGCCGCGTGCCTGCCTAAGGGGTGA
- a CDS encoding ATP-binding protein codes for MKTTIKSQPHDSAFYHALTRKMVIIMVLVSFTPLLLISGLILEQYNRSYREKVHAHLGELVEKHCQNIDGFLTEHLNLLRFLVNSHPFEQFRDETFLEIKLAQLQLQFHGVFEDLGVVDDQGVQIDYAGPFKLMQANYKNADWFKKAIISPYFISDVFLGLRALPHFIIAVRQEYKGRVWILRATVDFRAFNTLVENLRIGETGFAFILNKAEEFQTKPPLGFFTEKDHYALFLNDTATEKQRVKIFEKKNAAGKENLCVGAFLKNGDWLLIYQQNTADAYRDLNHARKVALLIILIGGIVIITTAIWIARRMVARIASADREKNMMNKQVIETGKLAAIGELAAGIAHEINNPVAIMMEKAGWIQDLLEEEDLKDCQNLTEFQNSLEEIRNQARRCKVITHKLLSFARKTDSRPQPVQLNDLLEEVVGLSEQRAKYAGVSFHKKFFANLSTIEASPTEMQQVFLNLINNALDAMDNKGGSIEISTRQHKDHVTVAVADTGPGMPAANLEKIFQPFFTTKPVGKGTGLGLAICYGIIKKIGGHIEVESEIGKGTTFYLHFPVEKTVQPENIQQIQGE; via the coding sequence ATGAAGACAACCATCAAATCGCAACCCCATGATTCCGCATTTTATCATGCGCTCACCCGGAAAATGGTGATCATCATGGTACTGGTCTCCTTTACGCCCCTCTTGCTGATCAGCGGCCTGATTCTGGAACAGTACAACCGTTCCTACCGGGAAAAGGTTCATGCGCACTTGGGCGAACTGGTGGAAAAACACTGTCAGAACATCGACGGGTTTTTAACCGAACATCTAAATTTGCTCAGATTTCTCGTCAATTCTCATCCCTTTGAACAATTCCGGGACGAAACGTTTCTGGAAATAAAACTGGCACAGTTGCAACTGCAATTCCATGGGGTGTTCGAGGATCTGGGCGTGGTGGACGATCAGGGGGTTCAGATCGATTATGCGGGTCCCTTTAAACTCATGCAAGCGAACTACAAGAATGCGGATTGGTTTAAAAAGGCCATTATCAGCCCGTATTTTATCAGTGATGTGTTTCTGGGGCTTCGCGCTCTGCCCCATTTCATTATTGCCGTCCGCCAGGAATATAAGGGAAGGGTTTGGATTCTTCGTGCCACCGTCGATTTCAGGGCATTTAACACCTTGGTTGAAAACCTTCGCATCGGCGAAACCGGGTTTGCCTTTATTCTGAACAAGGCAGAAGAATTTCAAACAAAGCCGCCGCTCGGGTTTTTTACTGAAAAAGATCATTATGCCCTTTTTTTAAATGATACTGCCACGGAAAAACAGCGCGTCAAAATATTTGAAAAAAAGAATGCCGCGGGAAAAGAAAATCTCTGTGTTGGCGCCTTTTTAAAAAACGGCGACTGGTTGCTCATCTACCAGCAAAATACGGCCGATGCCTACCGGGATCTCAACCATGCCCGAAAGGTCGCGCTGCTGATCATTCTCATCGGCGGTATCGTCATCATTACCACCGCCATTTGGATCGCTCGCAGAATGGTTGCCCGAATCGCCTCGGCGGATCGCGAGAAAAATATGATGAACAAGCAGGTCATTGAAACCGGAAAATTGGCGGCCATCGGTGAACTTGCGGCCGGCATCGCCCATGAAATCAACAACCCCGTGGCCATCATGATGGAAAAGGCCGGATGGATTCAGGACTTGCTTGAAGAAGAGGATCTTAAAGATTGCCAGAATCTTACGGAGTTTCAAAATTCACTGGAAGAAATCCGTAACCAGGCCAGGCGTTGCAAGGTCATTACCCACAAATTGCTGAGTTTTGCTCGTAAAACCGATTCCCGGCCGCAACCGGTCCAACTCAATGACCTGTTGGAAGAGGTTGTCGGGCTGTCCGAACAGCGAGCAAAATACGCGGGGGTTTCCTTTCATAAGAAGTTCTTTGCGAATCTTTCCACCATCGAAGCATCACCGACGGAAATGCAACAGGTGTTTTTAAACCTGATCAACAATGCATTGGATGCGATGGACAATAAAGGCGGTAGTATTGAAATTTCGACCCGGCAGCATAAGGACCATGTCACCGTCGCGGTGGCAGATACCGGTCCCGGCATGCCGGCCGCTAACCTTGAAAAAATATTCCAACCGTTTTTCACAACCAAGCCGGTCGGAAAAGGCACCGGACTGGGGCTTGCCATTTGCTATGGCATCATTAAAAAAATCGGCGGCCATATCGAGGTCGAAAGTGAGATAGGCAAAGGAACAACCTTTTATCTTCATTTCCCGGTGGAAAAAACCGTCCAACCTGAAAACATTCAGCAAATTCAAGGAGAATAA
- a CDS encoding cytidylate kinase-like family protein produces the protein MTVLTISRQFGAGGLTLGKMVSQELGFALYDNELIQLVAEKARVSTDWVRSMEKEVGKKFQKFISNLIPKSFMDRILDDQRGYIDEAVYVDVLQKIITKIADEGNAVIIGRGGQYILKDRPDAKRILLVSDLETRIRFVEDKYQLSHKQAAALVASDDKRRINLYKNFGRQDYDQPMLYDMVLNTGKLGFDLACRLTCQLVKG, from the coding sequence ATGACGGTGTTGACGATATCACGGCAATTCGGCGCCGGCGGGTTGACCTTAGGCAAAATGGTATCACAAGAACTTGGCTTTGCGCTCTATGATAACGAGCTGATTCAATTGGTTGCCGAAAAGGCACGCGTATCCACGGACTGGGTAAGATCCATGGAAAAAGAGGTCGGTAAAAAATTTCAAAAGTTTATTTCGAATTTAATCCCCAAATCTTTCATGGATCGAATCCTGGACGACCAGCGCGGGTACATTGACGAAGCTGTATATGTAGATGTGCTGCAGAAGATAATCACCAAAATTGCGGATGAGGGCAATGCGGTCATCATCGGCCGGGGCGGTCAATACATTCTCAAGGATCGGCCCGATGCCAAGCGAATACTGCTGGTTTCGGACCTGGAAACTCGCATTCGGTTTGTTGAGGATAAATATCAGTTATCCCACAAGCAAGCCGCCGCCTTGGTCGCATCCGATGATAAGCGGCGAATTAATTTATATAAGAATTTTGGACGGCAAGACTATGATCAGCCCATGCTCTACGATATGGTGCTAAACACAGGGAAACTCGGCTTTGATTTGGCATGCCGGCTGACATGTCAACTGGTAAAAGGCTGA
- the selD gene encoding selenide, water dikinase SelD, translating into MADDHILRLTESVAGAGUASKLAPGDLEQALCGMLFPTNENVLVGLERADDAGVYKISDELALIQTVDFFTPIVDDPYWFGQIAAANALSDVYAMGGTPKTALNLVAFPVKQMALSVLRQIIQGGIDKLTEAGVVLVGGHSIEDKELKYGLAVTGFVHPARVLTKKNLQPEDRLILTKPLGFGIVNTAIKAGMASADLTEKVTRLMASLNRTAADIMVHYNISACTDVTGFGLLGHLAEMVSGSRMSVRLFSSRVPVIPEALEFAAMGLIPAGAHKNRAFREQMIRFAMTVPRPLQDVMVDPQTSGGLLISVSAGQAADFLVALKEAGISEASEIGEVFDDPEENLWIA; encoded by the coding sequence ATGGCGGATGACCATATCCTACGCCTGACCGAGTCGGTAGCAGGTGCGGGCTGAGCGTCCAAACTCGCGCCGGGGGACCTGGAGCAGGCATTATGCGGCATGCTTTTTCCGACCAATGAGAATGTTCTCGTCGGGTTGGAAAGGGCGGACGATGCCGGCGTGTATAAAATTTCAGACGAGCTGGCACTGATTCAGACCGTTGATTTTTTCACCCCCATCGTGGATGATCCCTATTGGTTCGGGCAGATTGCCGCCGCCAACGCGCTGAGCGATGTCTATGCCATGGGCGGCACACCAAAGACTGCCTTGAATTTGGTGGCGTTTCCGGTCAAGCAGATGGCCTTATCGGTGTTGCGGCAAATCATTCAGGGCGGAATTGATAAACTGACCGAGGCTGGTGTGGTGCTTGTCGGCGGTCACAGTATCGAAGATAAGGAATTAAAATACGGCTTAGCTGTTACCGGATTTGTGCACCCGGCGCGGGTGCTCACCAAGAAAAACCTGCAACCAGAAGACCGGCTGATTCTGACAAAGCCGCTGGGTTTCGGTATTGTCAATACCGCCATTAAGGCGGGAATGGCTTCCGCGGATCTGACGGAAAAGGTCACTCGTTTGATGGCATCGCTTAACCGGACCGCCGCTGACATCATGGTCCATTACAATATCAGCGCCTGCACTGACGTGACCGGCTTCGGTTTGCTCGGGCACCTTGCGGAGATGGTTAGCGGCTCACGCATGAGCGTGCGCTTGTTTTCCAGCCGGGTGCCGGTGATTCCGGAAGCGCTGGAATTTGCTGCCATGGGGCTTATTCCCGCGGGCGCGCATAAGAACAGGGCATTCCGGGAGCAGATGATCCGTTTTGCAATGACGGTGCCGCGGCCCTTGCAGGACGTAATGGTTGATCCTCAAACCTCGGGGGGGTTGCTGATCAGCGTAAGCGCCGGTCAGGCTGCTGATTTCTTGGTGGCGCTGAAAGAAGCAGGCATCAGCGAAGCATCGGAAATAGGGGAGGTGTTCGATGATCCGGAAGAGAATCTATGGATCGCGTAG
- the sixA gene encoding phosphohistidine phosphatase SixA, which translates to MAIYLVQHGKSLPKEVDPEQGLSEQGIAEVKLIAGVAKNYRITVSKILHSGKIRAARTAELFADALQPGQGISAAEGLNPLDSVDAFAMKLDAESQIMIVGHLPFMEKLVSRLTTGREGHTIFKFQNGGIVCLDQEKARGKWLIKWALMPKID; encoded by the coding sequence ATGGCAATTTATCTGGTTCAACACGGAAAAAGTTTGCCCAAGGAAGTTGATCCGGAACAGGGACTCAGCGAACAAGGCATCGCTGAGGTGAAACTCATTGCCGGGGTGGCGAAAAACTACCGGATAACTGTGTCAAAGATTTTGCATAGCGGTAAAATAAGAGCGGCCCGGACGGCCGAACTTTTTGCGGATGCTTTGCAGCCCGGGCAGGGGATCTCGGCAGCAGAGGGTCTTAACCCCCTTGACAGTGTCGATGCCTTTGCCATGAAACTGGATGCCGAATCGCAGATTATGATAGTCGGGCATCTGCCTTTCATGGAAAAACTGGTGTCTCGTCTTACCACAGGCAGAGAGGGCCACACCATCTTCAAATTTCAAAACGGGGGTATTGTTTGCCTTGATCAGGAGAAAGCCCGCGGCAAATGGCTTATCAAATGGGCGTTGATGCCGAAAATCGATTGA